The Klebsiella sp. RHBSTW-00484 genome includes a window with the following:
- a CDS encoding fimbria/pilus outer membrane usher protein gives MKNNHNKWWLNRIAGALAVALIPWCDDALARDVFNPALLEMDGPQTGVRDLSAYEHAGGQQPGTYRVDVYLNNIFMETRDVAFQQSRIQGETSLQPCLKVEELAEWGVRVKQFPELGRKSADCADLEVIPQAKADFRFSQQRLLLSFPQAAVSSAARGWVDPKQWDDGISALLLNYSFSGANNWSRKNDMPDSDNQYVNLRPGINIGPWRLRNYTTWNRSSSGGESNNSWDTVYTYAQRNINALQGVMTLGDSSTDADVFEGIPFRGAMLASDDDMLPESLRGYAPVVRGIARTNAQVIIRQNGYEIYQTYVSPGAFEITDMYPTGGSGDLSVTIKESDGSEQNLIVPYASLPVLQREGRLKYSVTSGVYRAYDNSIDETPLTQATAIYGLSSGVTLYGGGQFSSKYQSLALGVGKNLGELGAVSTDVTQAWSNRQDQDKESGQSVRIRYSKDLPGLGTNVSLAGYRYATSGYWDMQEVLDTYRDDNYTPSIERRRNRGEVTLSQSLGDEMGSMSLSYIREDYWNTGRTMESVGVGYNNSWHGVSYSINYSYNRNTTDQDTGKRNDEDHLFALSISVPLGEWLPKPVYANYSLNSSKNGSTSNNLGLSGTLLERNNLSWSVQEGYTSQGRGESGSVNADWRATYGELTGGYSHDKYSHRLNYALRGGVLAHENGLTLGQPFGETLALVKAPGASGVGVNNQTGVRTDWRGYAVVPYTSPYRKNILTLDTSTMPDDVDLELTTQTVVPTRGAVVRASYDTSVGSRVLMTVRWANGQPVPFGAMVSVPGAATSESAFIVGEGGQVYLSGLESNGALNVKWGAGAQERCRIQYALPSGKTLTGIIVAQGLCR, from the coding sequence ATGAAAAATAATCATAACAAATGGTGGCTTAACCGGATAGCCGGAGCTCTGGCCGTTGCCTTGATACCGTGGTGTGATGATGCGCTGGCGCGGGATGTGTTTAACCCGGCATTATTGGAAATGGATGGCCCGCAGACGGGCGTCAGGGATTTATCGGCTTACGAACACGCTGGAGGGCAGCAGCCGGGGACCTATCGGGTCGATGTTTACCTCAACAATATTTTTATGGAGACCCGGGATGTCGCTTTTCAACAAAGCCGGATCCAGGGGGAAACTTCACTGCAGCCCTGCCTGAAAGTTGAAGAACTCGCTGAATGGGGCGTGCGCGTTAAGCAATTCCCTGAATTAGGCCGTAAATCGGCGGACTGCGCGGATCTGGAAGTTATACCCCAGGCAAAGGCAGACTTTCGCTTTAGTCAGCAGCGTTTGTTATTGAGTTTTCCTCAGGCGGCGGTTTCCAGCGCGGCGCGGGGCTGGGTTGACCCGAAGCAGTGGGATGACGGTATTAGCGCACTTCTGCTGAACTACTCATTCAGCGGGGCAAACAACTGGTCGCGCAAGAACGACATGCCGGACAGCGATAATCAATACGTTAACCTGCGTCCCGGTATCAACATCGGACCGTGGCGTTTGCGCAACTACACGACCTGGAATCGCAGCAGCAGCGGCGGGGAATCCAATAACAGCTGGGACACGGTTTATACCTATGCGCAGCGCAATATCAATGCCCTGCAAGGGGTGATGACGCTGGGCGACAGCAGCACCGACGCCGACGTTTTTGAAGGCATTCCCTTCCGCGGGGCGATGCTGGCTTCCGATGACGATATGTTGCCGGAAAGCCTGCGCGGCTATGCGCCGGTAGTGCGCGGGATTGCGCGTACCAATGCGCAGGTCATTATTCGTCAGAACGGCTATGAGATTTACCAGACCTACGTCTCCCCCGGCGCGTTCGAAATCACCGATATGTATCCGACCGGCGGCTCGGGCGATTTATCGGTCACCATTAAAGAATCCGATGGCAGCGAGCAAAATCTGATTGTTCCTTATGCTTCACTGCCTGTCCTGCAGCGCGAAGGCCGCCTCAAATATAGTGTGACTTCCGGCGTATACCGGGCCTACGACAATAGTATTGATGAAACGCCGCTCACTCAGGCGACGGCTATTTACGGCCTGTCGTCGGGGGTAACCCTTTACGGCGGCGGCCAATTTAGCAGCAAATATCAGTCGCTGGCGCTGGGGGTGGGGAAAAACCTCGGCGAGCTTGGCGCCGTATCGACCGACGTCACCCAGGCCTGGTCGAACCGCCAGGATCAAGACAAAGAGAGCGGTCAGTCGGTACGTATCCGTTACAGCAAAGATCTCCCGGGCTTAGGCACCAACGTCTCCCTGGCAGGATATCGCTATGCGACCAGCGGTTACTGGGATATGCAGGAGGTGCTGGATACCTATCGGGACGATAATTATACCCCTTCAATCGAACGGCGGCGCAACCGGGGAGAAGTCACGCTCAGCCAGAGCCTTGGTGACGAAATGGGCTCGATGTCGCTGAGCTATATCCGCGAAGACTACTGGAACACCGGGCGTACCATGGAGTCGGTGGGCGTGGGATACAACAATAGCTGGCACGGTGTCAGCTATAGCATTAACTACAGTTACAACCGTAATACCACCGATCAGGATACCGGAAAACGCAACGATGAAGACCACCTGTTCGCGCTGAGCATCAGCGTGCCTCTGGGGGAATGGCTACCGAAACCGGTTTATGCCAACTACTCCCTGAACAGCAGCAAAAATGGTTCAACCAGCAATAATCTGGGCCTTTCCGGTACTCTTCTGGAGCGAAATAACCTGAGCTGGAGCGTACAGGAAGGATACACCAGCCAGGGAAGAGGAGAGAGCGGCAGCGTTAATGCGGACTGGCGCGCGACCTATGGTGAGCTTACCGGCGGCTACAGCCATGATAAATACAGCCATCGTCTGAACTACGCCCTGCGTGGCGGAGTCCTGGCGCATGAAAATGGCCTGACGCTGGGGCAGCCTTTTGGTGAAACCCTCGCTTTAGTCAAAGCGCCAGGCGCCTCGGGCGTTGGCGTGAATAACCAGACCGGCGTCAGGACCGACTGGCGGGGCTATGCCGTGGTGCCTTATACCTCGCCGTATCGTAAGAATATATTGACCCTTGATACCAGCACCATGCCGGACGATGTCGATCTTGAGCTAACCACTCAGACGGTGGTGCCAACCCGTGGGGCGGTGGTTCGCGCAAGTTATGACACCAGCGTAGGTAGCCGGGTGCTGATGACGGTGCGTTGGGCTAATGGTCAGCCGGTACCTTTCGGTGCCATGGTCAGCGTACCTGGAGCCGCGACGTCAGAGTCGGCATTTATCGTTGGCGAAGGCGGACAGGTCTACCTGAGCGGGCTGGAGTCTAACGGGGCACTTAATGTGAAATGGGGAGCGGGTGCACAAGAACGCTGTCGGATTCAGTATGCGCTGCCGTCAGGTAAAACCCTCACCGGCATTATTGTAGCCCAGGGGCTATGCCGTTAA
- a CDS encoding fimbrial protein: MKRFSWGILAGLTALAISPQAMAATGWCQNNSGAPFQDSFSFVQTFTNPSQNQTGMEFNRLYNWSTGGTYQAKCDCDTTSGTVLYKTTIPGLVATQTRSGLNFYRLNQYLEIASELYIAGNLNQYVPTPVQDKSNLYDNPTACNSGGGPFDTGSRGYISLYFTRPFVGQVTIPPTIILNVYGTRKAGSYSSIPMTQISMSGSVTVPQSCEINTGQPINVDFGDIAANNFKTVNQMPTGFTPHTVNMTIACTNISAGVKVSLSFQGSADSHDNSALATTNSDIAVRIENITGVKIPMISGLLPVNMNYTNQTGDTTMKIYPINTTGNLPAGGGFTATATIQAEIE, encoded by the coding sequence ATGAAACGATTTTCATGGGGAATATTAGCGGGCTTGACGGCGCTGGCGATATCGCCGCAGGCGATGGCGGCTACCGGGTGGTGCCAGAATAATAGTGGCGCTCCTTTTCAGGACAGCTTTTCTTTTGTTCAAACGTTTACTAATCCTTCGCAAAACCAGACTGGGATGGAGTTCAACCGACTTTATAATTGGAGCACAGGCGGAACCTACCAGGCAAAATGTGATTGCGATACCACTAGCGGTACCGTGCTGTATAAAACGACGATTCCAGGGTTGGTGGCGACGCAGACCCGCAGTGGACTCAATTTCTATCGGCTTAATCAATATCTGGAAATTGCCAGCGAGTTATATATTGCGGGAAATTTGAATCAATACGTCCCAACACCCGTGCAGGATAAAAGTAATTTATATGATAATCCAACGGCTTGTAATTCCGGGGGCGGCCCCTTTGATACGGGCTCTCGAGGATATATATCACTCTATTTTACCCGCCCCTTTGTTGGCCAGGTGACGATTCCACCAACGATTATCCTGAATGTTTATGGGACAAGGAAAGCGGGTAGTTATAGCTCTATTCCAATGACGCAGATCTCAATGAGCGGTTCCGTTACGGTACCGCAATCCTGCGAGATTAATACCGGTCAACCGATTAACGTCGATTTTGGCGATATTGCTGCCAACAACTTTAAAACGGTGAACCAGATGCCGACGGGCTTTACCCCGCATACAGTAAATATGACGATAGCCTGTACCAATATTTCTGCTGGGGTAAAAGTCTCGCTCTCATTCCAGGGTTCGGCAGATAGCCATGACAACAGCGCATTGGCGACGACCAATAGCGATATTGCGGTACGGATTGAAAATATTACCGGTGTCAAAATCCCTATGATTTCGGGTTTACTGCCGGTCAATATGAATTATACGAATCAGACCGGCGATACGACCATGAAAATTTATCCAATTAATACTACCGGTAATTTACCTGCGGGGGGCGGATTTACTGCAACTGCAACCATTCAGGCTGAAATTGAATAA
- a CDS encoding fimbrial protein, translated as MNKALWLALLLPVFSSWGGIPLNVTGNIYFLPCDVSADTKNQEVNFGTLLNIDFQTAGDASAWKTFNLNVENCPAGTTKATVKFDGVTDGDDATHFANMAASDAAQNIALQITNTDHSRTYKNQDKMTITINSSTGKGEFPLAARLYSTQGGATVGTFESVVQLTFTYQ; from the coding sequence ATGAACAAGGCACTATGGCTGGCATTATTGCTGCCCGTTTTTTCCTCCTGGGGAGGAATACCTCTGAATGTTACAGGTAATATTTATTTTCTTCCCTGTGACGTAAGCGCCGATACGAAAAATCAGGAGGTGAATTTTGGTACGCTCCTGAATATTGACTTTCAAACAGCAGGTGATGCTTCAGCATGGAAAACCTTTAACCTGAACGTGGAAAATTGCCCGGCGGGTACCACCAAAGCGACGGTGAAATTCGATGGCGTAACGGACGGCGATGATGCCACGCATTTCGCCAATATGGCGGCCAGCGATGCGGCGCAGAATATTGCGCTACAGATAACGAATACCGACCATTCCAGGACCTATAAAAATCAAGACAAGATGACCATTACTATTAACAGTAGTACCGGGAAGGGAGAGTTTCCTTTGGCTGCTCGCTTATATTCAACCCAGGGTGGAGCAACGGTCGGGACATTCGAGTCGGTGGTGCAGTTGACATTTACCTATCAGTAA